A stretch of Haemophilus influenzae DNA encodes these proteins:
- a CDS encoding YbaB/EbfC family nucleoid-associated protein — MFGKGGLGGLMKQAQQMQEKMQKMQEEIAQLEVTGESGAGLVKITINGAHNCRRIDIDPSLMEDDKEMLEDLIAAAFNDAVRRAEELQKEKMASVTAGMPLPPGMKFPF, encoded by the coding sequence ATGTTTGGAAAAGGCGGTTTAGGCGGCTTGATGAAACAAGCCCAACAAATGCAAGAAAAAATGCAAAAAATGCAGGAAGAAATCGCACAACTAGAAGTAACGGGTGAATCTGGTGCAGGTTTAGTGAAAATCACGATTAATGGTGCACATAACTGCCGCCGTATTGACATTGATCCTTCTTTAATGGAAGACGATAAAGAAATGTTAGAAGATTTAATCGCAGCTGCTTTTAACGATGCGGTGCGTCGTGCAGAAGAATTACAAAAAGAAAAAATGGCATCAGTTACCGCTGGAATGCCATTACCACCAGGAATGAAGTTTCCGTTTTAA
- the recR gene encoding recombination mediator RecR, with translation MQSSPLLEHLIENLRCLPGVGPKSAQRMAYHLLQRNRSGGMNLARALTEAMSKIGHCSQCRDFTEEDTCNICNNPRRQNSGLLCVVEMPADIQAIEQTGQFSGRYFVLMGHLSPLDGIGPREIGLDLLQKRLVEESFHEVILATNPTVEGDATANYIAEMCRQHNIKVSRIAHGIPVGGELETVDGTTLTHSFLGRRQID, from the coding sequence ATGCAAAGCAGTCCACTTTTAGAACACCTTATTGAAAACTTACGTTGTCTTCCAGGCGTAGGGCCTAAATCTGCGCAACGTATGGCTTATCATCTTTTACAGCGTAATCGTAGCGGTGGAATGAATTTAGCTCGAGCACTCACAGAAGCTATGTCTAAAATTGGTCATTGTTCACAATGTCGAGACTTTACGGAAGAAGACACTTGCAACATTTGCAATAATCCACGCCGTCAAAATTCAGGTTTGCTTTGTGTCGTTGAAATGCCCGCAGATATTCAAGCGATTGAGCAAACGGGGCAATTTTCAGGACGTTATTTTGTTTTAATGGGACATTTGTCTCCACTTGATGGTATTGGGCCTCGTGAAATTGGCTTAGATTTACTGCAAAAACGCTTAGTAGAAGAATCTTTCCACGAAGTGATTCTTGCAACAAATCCAACAGTGGAGGGCGATGCGACGGCAAACTACATTGCTGAAATGTGCCGCCAACATAATATCAAAGTGAGTCGTATCGCTCACGGTATCCCTGTCGGTGGTGAACTAGAAACTGTGGACGGCACAACGCTTACTCACTCTTTTCTAGGTCGTCGTCAAATCGACTAA